One segment of Rosa chinensis cultivar Old Blush chromosome 6, RchiOBHm-V2, whole genome shotgun sequence DNA contains the following:
- the LOC112170407 gene encoding UDP-glucose flavonoid 3-O-glucosyltransferase 7, translating into METKSCEQLNILFFPYMAQGHIIPLTDIAKLFSSRGVKSTIITTPLNAPFITKATQRSKSTLGFDQKIELILIKFPSAEVGLPEECERADLITKPEMEGKFFTATRLLEPQLEQILDQHRPHCLVADLFFPWATDVAAKFEIPRLYFHATGLFPLCAAFSLMIHQPQKKVLSETEPIVIPGLPDEIKMTGNQMADFLKLDDEAELSRFWKAALECEKRSYGVIVNSFYELEPDYADHYRKVYGRKTWHIGPVFLIDKPVEDMATAEQHQCLKWLDSKKPNSVVYVCFGSMINFTDCQLLEIAAGLEASGQDFIWVVKKQKKEIEEWLPEGFEKRMEGKGLIIRDWAPQVLILEHEAIGAFLYHCGWNSFLEGVSAGIPMITWPVSAENFYTEKLVTQILRVGVAIGAEKWVSFVDASLKSEASVKREAIEKAVTRIMEGDDAEEMRNRAKALGEMASRAVEEGGSSFSDLTSLIEELRTLNGS; encoded by the coding sequence ATGGAAACTAAATCTTGTGAGCAGCTTAATATCTTGTTCTTCCCATACATGGCTCAAGGCCACATTATACCCCTCACAGATATAGCCAAATTATTTTCGTCTCGTGGTGTGAAATCGACCATAATAACCACTCCGCTCAATGCACCATTCATTACCAAAGCAACCCAAAGAAGCAAAAGTACTTTGGGATTTGATCAGAAAATTGAACTTATTCTCATAAAGTTCCCATCTGCTGAAGTTGGGTTGCCTGAGGAATGCGAGAGGGCTGATTTGATCACAAAACCAGAGATGGAAGGAAAATTCTTCACAGCCACGCGTTTGCTTGAACCACAGCTCGAGCAGATTTTGGACCAACATCGACCTCATTGCCTTGTTGCTGATTTGTTTTTTCCTTGGGCTACAGATGTTGCTGCCAAATTTGAAATTCCAAGGCTATATTTTCATGCAACCGGATTGTTCCCTTTGTGTGCTGCATTTAGTCTGATGATACATCAACCTCAGAAGAAAGTGCTATCTGAAACTGAACCCATTGTTATTCCTGGTCTCCCAGATGAGATCAAGATGACAGGAAACCAAATGGCGGATTTTTTAAAGCTAGATGATGAAGCAGAACTTAGCAGGTTCTGGAAAGCGGCCTTAGAGTGTGAGAAAAGGAGCTATGGGGTCATTGTTAACAGCTTCTATGAACTTGAACCAGATTATGCTGATCATTACAGGAAGGTGTATGGGAGGAAGACGTGGCATATTGGCCCGGTCTTCCTAATTGACAAGCCAGTAGAAGATATGGCCACTGCTGAGCAACACCAGTGCTTGAAATGGCTTGATTCTAAGAAACCCAATTCGGTTGTATATGTATGTTTCGGAAGCATGATCAACTTCACTGATTGTCAACTCCTAGAAATTGCAGCAGGCCTTGAGGCTTCTGGACAGGACTTCATTTGGGTTgtgaagaaacaaaagaaagagatagaaGAGTGGTTGCCTGAAGGATTTGAGAAGAGAATGGAAGGCAAGGGACTGATTATAAGAGATTGGGCTCCTCAAGTGCTGATTCTTGAGCATGAAGCAATAGGAGCTTTTCTCTATCATTGTGGGTGGAACTCATTCCTTGAAGGAGTCTCTGCTGGGATACCGATGATCACCTGGCCGGTGTCTGCTGAAAACTTTTACACGGAGAAGCTAGTGACGCAGATACTCCGCGTTGGGGTCGCTATTGGTGCTGAAAAATGGGTTTCATTTGTGGATGCAAGTTTGAAGAGTGAGGCCAGTGTGAAGAGGGAGGCCATAGAGAAGGCTGTGACAAGAATCATGGAGGGTGATGACGCAGAAGAAATGAGAAACAGAGCTAAAGCGCTTGGAGAGATGGCAAGCAGGGCTGTTGAAGAAGGTGGTTCATCTTTCTCAGATTTAACTTCTCTAATTGAAGAGTTGAGGACCCTTAATGGATCTTGA
- the LOC112170413 gene encoding F-box/FBD/LRR-repeat protein At1g13570 isoform X1 translates to MELDRISSLPNDVTEKILSGLPLKEAVRTSILSRKWRYKSDMLQALVFDDECLETQSHPTFSFVNIVDHVLLLHKGPIHRFQLSFNGKLATRDIDRWIFHLSRNPVIKEMILDNFEGDIYNIPSCLFSFQDIVHLELFRCLLNPPSTFKGFGSLKSLDLWSVTLAQDVFDNLIGCSPLLKILKLQRCDGFTNLKIDAPKLLFIYIVGDFEDFNLVDSSNLVDASFDLQVIVDQRGNCSSFGNLLKFFDHQLPHIQRLTIKRNFLKYLSIGALPEKLPKPCQYLNFLSLDMNFDNPDEISTVLCLLRSSPALQELKILVDPKKDQSAVGEVESCLYDNYNCAYTQLRLVEITKISGVKAQLDFIESLLLSSPLLERMTVQPASVNGSFKLVKDLLLFKRDSKGAEIMVLDP, encoded by the exons ATGGAGTTGGATAGAATTAGCAGCTTACCAAATGATGTTACAGAAAAGATTTTGTCAGGTTTGCCACTTAAGGAGGCAGTAAGGACGAGTATTTTATCCAGAAAGTGGAGGTACAAATCGGACATGCTTCAAGCTCTAGTGTTTGATGATGAGTGTCTCGAGACTCAAAGTCATCCAACCTTCAGCTTTGTGAATATTGTTGATCATGTCCTCTTACTCCATAAAGGTCCCATACACAGGTTCCAGCTTTCTTTCAATGGTAAGCTAGCCACTAGGGATATAGATCGATGGATTTTTCACCTATCCAGAAACCCTGTCATCAAAGAGATGATACTCGACAATTTCGAAGGGGACATCTACAACATTCCAtcatgtttgttttcttttcaagaTATCGTTCATTTAGAGTTATTCAGGTGTTTGCTAAACCCTCCTTCGACATTCAAAGGCTTTGGCAGCTTGAAGAGCCTTGATCTTTGGTCTGTTACTTTGGCCCAAGATGTGTTTGACAACTTGATTGGTTGCAGTCCTCTGCTTAAGATATTGAAATTGCAAAGATGTGATGGTTTCACCAATCTCAAAATTGATGCACCGAAGCTCCTGTTTATTTACATAGTAGGGGACTTTGAAGATTTTAACCTCGTGGATTCCTCAAATCTTGTGGATGCTTCCTTTGATTTGCAGGTCATTGTTGATCAAAGAGGGAATTGTAGTAGTTTTGGGAATTTGCTCAAGTTTTTTGATCACCAGCTGCCTCATATTCAAAGGCTCACAATAAAGAGGAACTTTCTAAAA TACTTGTCTATTGGTGCCTTGCCAGAGAAGCTCCCTAAACCATGCCAATatctcaattttctttctttagacATGAACTTTGACAATCCGGATGAAATTTCAACTGTCTTATGCCTTCTGAGAAGCTCTCCTGCTCTACaagaactgaaaattttg GTGGACCCTAAAAAGGATCAATCTGCTGTGGGAGAAGTGGAATCTTGTTTATATGACAACTACAACTGTGCATATACTCAACTGCGGCTTGTGGAAATAACCAAGATCTCTGGTGTAAAAGCTCAACTAGATTTCATCGAATCTCTGCTTCTAAGTTCACCTTTGCTTGAGAGAATGACTGTTCAACCTGCATCTGTCAATGGTTCTTTTAAGCTAGTAAAAGATTTACTTCTGTTTAAGCGTGATTCAAAGGGTGCAGAGATAATGGTTTTGGACCCATAA
- the LOC112170413 gene encoding F-box/FBD/LRR-repeat protein At1g13570 isoform X2, which yields MELDRISSLPNDVTEKILSGLPLKEAVRTSILSRKWRYKSDMLQALVFDDECLETQSHPTFSFVNIVDHVLLLHKGPIHRFQLSFNGKLATRDIDRWIFHLSRNPVIKEMILDNFEGDIYNIPSCLFSFQDIVHLELFRCLLNPPSTFKGFGSLKSLDLWSVTLAQDVFDNLIGCSPLLKILKLQRCDGFTNLKIDAPKLLFIYIVGDFEDFNLVDSSNLVDASFDLQVIVDQRGNCSSFGNLLKFFDHQLPHIQRLTIKRNFLKYLSIGALPEKLPKPCQYLNFLSLDMNFDNPDEISTVLCLLRSSPALQELKILILMLQSSCRWTLKRINLLWEKWNLVYMTTTTVHILNCGLWK from the exons ATGGAGTTGGATAGAATTAGCAGCTTACCAAATGATGTTACAGAAAAGATTTTGTCAGGTTTGCCACTTAAGGAGGCAGTAAGGACGAGTATTTTATCCAGAAAGTGGAGGTACAAATCGGACATGCTTCAAGCTCTAGTGTTTGATGATGAGTGTCTCGAGACTCAAAGTCATCCAACCTTCAGCTTTGTGAATATTGTTGATCATGTCCTCTTACTCCATAAAGGTCCCATACACAGGTTCCAGCTTTCTTTCAATGGTAAGCTAGCCACTAGGGATATAGATCGATGGATTTTTCACCTATCCAGAAACCCTGTCATCAAAGAGATGATACTCGACAATTTCGAAGGGGACATCTACAACATTCCAtcatgtttgttttcttttcaagaTATCGTTCATTTAGAGTTATTCAGGTGTTTGCTAAACCCTCCTTCGACATTCAAAGGCTTTGGCAGCTTGAAGAGCCTTGATCTTTGGTCTGTTACTTTGGCCCAAGATGTGTTTGACAACTTGATTGGTTGCAGTCCTCTGCTTAAGATATTGAAATTGCAAAGATGTGATGGTTTCACCAATCTCAAAATTGATGCACCGAAGCTCCTGTTTATTTACATAGTAGGGGACTTTGAAGATTTTAACCTCGTGGATTCCTCAAATCTTGTGGATGCTTCCTTTGATTTGCAGGTCATTGTTGATCAAAGAGGGAATTGTAGTAGTTTTGGGAATTTGCTCAAGTTTTTTGATCACCAGCTGCCTCATATTCAAAGGCTCACAATAAAGAGGAACTTTCTAAAA TACTTGTCTATTGGTGCCTTGCCAGAGAAGCTCCCTAAACCATGCCAATatctcaattttctttctttagacATGAACTTTGACAATCCGGATGAAATTTCAACTGTCTTATGCCTTCTGAGAAGCTCTCCTGCTCTACaagaactgaaaattttg ATTTTGATGCTACAGAGCTCTTGTAGGTGGACCCTAAAAAGGATCAATCTGCTGTGGGAGAAGTGGAATCTTGTTTATATGACAACTACAACTGTGCATATACTCAACTGCGGCTTGTGGAAATAA
- the LOC112170414 gene encoding F-box/FBD/LRR-repeat protein At1g13570 isoform X1, translated as MELDRISSLPNEVTEKILSRLPLKEAVRTSILSTTWRYKSEMLQDLVFDDRCVSTQSHPTCSFVNIVDHVLLLHTGPIRKFKLSRRDELATRDMDRWILHLSRNPVIKEMILEIWKGNPYSVPSCLFSCQDIIYLELYRCLLNRPRSTFKGFRSLKTLDLENVTIIQDVFENLIDCSPLLEILYLRNCDGFTNLKIDAPKLWFIYIKGVFEDVNLAKTSNLAQVSIHLNVKVDQRRGPGSSGNFLKFFDHQPHIQRLTINRNFLKYLFIGALPEKLPKPCQYMNFLSVNISFDDSDEISTVLCLLSSSPALRELEILVDPEKGHAAMGEVKSCLYDNYDCTHTQLRLVKITKISCVKAQLDFIKFLLLSSPVLEKMTVQPASVDGFSKLLKDLLLFKRDSKRAEIMVLDP; from the exons ATGGAGTTGGATAGAATTAGCAGTTTACCAAATGAGGTTACAGAGAAGATTTTGTCACGTTTGCCGCTTAAGGAGGCAGTAAGGACAAGTATTTTATCCACAACGTGGAGGTACAAATCAGAAATGCTTCAAGATCTAGTGTTTGATGACCGGTGTGTCTCGACTCAAAGTCATCCAACCTGCAGCTTTGTGAATATTGTTGATCATGTACTCTTACTTCACACGGGCCCCATACGCAAGTTCAAGCTTTCTCGCAGAGATGAGCTAGCTACTAGAGACATGGACAGATGGATATTGCATCTATCGAGAAACCCTGTCATCAAAGAGATGATACTTGAGATTTGGAAAGGGAATCCCTACAGCGTTCCATCATGTTTGTTTTCTTGTCAAGATATCATTTACTTAGAGTTATACAGGTGTTTGCTAAACCGTCCGCGGTCCACATTCAAAGGCTTCAGGAGTTTGAAGACCCTTGATTTGGAGAATGTTACTATTATCCAAGATGTGTTTGAGAACTTGATTGATTGCAGTCCTCTGCTTGAGATATTGTACTTGCGAAATTGTGATGGTTTCACCAATCTCAAGATTGATGCACCGAAGCTCTGGTTTATTTACATTAAAGGGGTTTTTGAAGATGTCAACCTTGCTAAGACCTCAAATCTTGCTCAAGTTTCAATTCATTTGAATGTCAAGGTCGACCAAAGACGGGGTCCTGGTAGTTCTGGCAATTTTCTCAAGTTTTTTGATCACCAGCCTCATATTCAAAGGCTCACTATAAACAGGAACTTTTTAAAG TATTTGTTTATCGGTGCATTGCCAGAAAAGCTTCCCAAACCATGTCAATATATGAATTTTCTTTCTGTCAACATAAGCTTCGATGATTCGGATGAAATTTCAACTGTACTATGCCTTCTGAGTAGCTCCCCTGCTCTACGAGAACTAGAAATTTTG GTGGACCCTGAAAAGGGTCACGCTGCTATGGGAGAAGTGAAATCTTGTTTATATGACAACTACGATTGCACACACACTCAATTGCGGCTTGTGAAAATAACCAAGATCTCCTGTGTAAAAGCTCAACTAGATTTCATAAAATTTCTGCTTCTAAGTTCACCTGTGCTTGAGAAAATGACTGTTCAACCTGCTTCTGTAGATGGTTTTTCAAAGCTATTAAAAGATTTACTTCTGTTCAAGCGCGATTCAAAGCGTGCAGAGATAATGGTATTGGACCCATAA
- the LOC112170414 gene encoding F-box/FBD/LRR-repeat protein At1g13570 isoform X2, whose product MELDRISSLPNEVTEKILSRLPLKEAVRTSILSTTWRYKSEMLQDLVFDDRCVSTQSHPTCSFVNIVDHVLLLHTGPIRKFKLSRRDELATRDMDRWILHLSRNPVIKEMILEIWKGNPYSVPSCLFSCQDIIYLELYRCLLNRPRSTFKGFRSLKTLDLENVTIIQDVFENLIDCSPLLEILYLRNCDGFTNLKIDAPKLWFIYIKGVFEDVNLAKTSNLAQVSIHLNVKVDQRRGPGSSGNFLKFFDHQPHIQRLTINRNFLKYLFIGALPEKLPKPCQYMNFLSVNISFDDSDEISTVLCLLSSSPALRELEILVDPEKGHAAMGEVKSCLYDNYDCTHTQLRLVKITKISCMVFQSY is encoded by the exons ATGGAGTTGGATAGAATTAGCAGTTTACCAAATGAGGTTACAGAGAAGATTTTGTCACGTTTGCCGCTTAAGGAGGCAGTAAGGACAAGTATTTTATCCACAACGTGGAGGTACAAATCAGAAATGCTTCAAGATCTAGTGTTTGATGACCGGTGTGTCTCGACTCAAAGTCATCCAACCTGCAGCTTTGTGAATATTGTTGATCATGTACTCTTACTTCACACGGGCCCCATACGCAAGTTCAAGCTTTCTCGCAGAGATGAGCTAGCTACTAGAGACATGGACAGATGGATATTGCATCTATCGAGAAACCCTGTCATCAAAGAGATGATACTTGAGATTTGGAAAGGGAATCCCTACAGCGTTCCATCATGTTTGTTTTCTTGTCAAGATATCATTTACTTAGAGTTATACAGGTGTTTGCTAAACCGTCCGCGGTCCACATTCAAAGGCTTCAGGAGTTTGAAGACCCTTGATTTGGAGAATGTTACTATTATCCAAGATGTGTTTGAGAACTTGATTGATTGCAGTCCTCTGCTTGAGATATTGTACTTGCGAAATTGTGATGGTTTCACCAATCTCAAGATTGATGCACCGAAGCTCTGGTTTATTTACATTAAAGGGGTTTTTGAAGATGTCAACCTTGCTAAGACCTCAAATCTTGCTCAAGTTTCAATTCATTTGAATGTCAAGGTCGACCAAAGACGGGGTCCTGGTAGTTCTGGCAATTTTCTCAAGTTTTTTGATCACCAGCCTCATATTCAAAGGCTCACTATAAACAGGAACTTTTTAAAG TATTTGTTTATCGGTGCATTGCCAGAAAAGCTTCCCAAACCATGTCAATATATGAATTTTCTTTCTGTCAACATAAGCTTCGATGATTCGGATGAAATTTCAACTGTACTATGCCTTCTGAGTAGCTCCCCTGCTCTACGAGAACTAGAAATTTTG GTGGACCCTGAAAAGGGTCACGCTGCTATGGGAGAAGTGAAATCTTGTTTATATGACAACTACGATTGCACACACACTCAATTGCGGCTTGTGAAAATAACCAAGATCTCCTGT ATGGTTTTTCAAAGCTATTAA
- the LOC112170408 gene encoding F-box/FBD/LRR-repeat protein At1g13570-like: MELDRISSLPNDVTEKILSRLPLREAVRTRVLSSKWRYKSAILQDLKFNEYVWRRSQNRYDDQIQTTFVNMVDHALLLHIGPIRKFELFADEVSTRDLDRWLTHLSRNSIKELVLCLWVDEYHIPLCVFSCQDLVLLDLTKYFLMDSNLTEVWLKPPSTFKGFRSLKSLQLVGITVAQNVFENLICCSPLLERLILLHCDSVTTVNIDAPNLKFLNILGIFDVVNLKSTLNLTDASIGVTIYTDGHNQRLVPDSWFPSSSSNLHKIFDHLPYIRKLAIKLHCLKYLSLGALPEKLPKSCEYLNVLSIEICFDDPDAILTALCILRSSPALQELEILMDGRKKLTRRPWVVEEQKCSCLDVSYNCTLSQLRLVKITDVSGVKAELDFIRFLLLSSPLLERMTITPPQFPKSASVDGFPKLVKELLQFKRESKHAEIILLDP, from the exons ATGGAGTTGGACAGAATTAGCAGTTTACCAAATGATGTCACAGAAAAGATTTTGTCACGTTTGCCGCTTAGGGAAGCAGTGAGGACACGTGTTTTATCCAGCAAGTGGAGGTACAAATCGGCCATACTTCAAGATCTAAAATTTAATGAATATGTTTGGAGGAGAAGCCAAAATCGGTATGATGATCAAATCCAAACAACCTTTGTGAACATGGTTGATCACGCACTCTTACTTCATATTGGCCCCATTCGCAAGTTCGAGCTGTTTGCTGATGAGGTATCCACTAGAGATCTTGATCGATGGCTTACTCATCTATCAAGAAACTCGATCAAAGAGTTGGTACTTTGTCTCTGGGTAGATGAATACCACATTCCATTATGTGTGTTTTCTTGTCAAGATCTCGTTCTTTTGGATTTAACTAAATATTTTCTTATGGATTCAAATTTAACTGAGGTTTGGCTCAAACCTCCGTCAACGTTCAAAGGATTCAGGAGCTTGAAGAGCCTTCAACTTGTGGGCATCACCGTGGCCCAAAAtgtgtttgaaaatttgatatgtTGCAGTCCTCTGCTTGAGAGATTAATATTGCTACATTGTGATAGTGTCACCACTGTCAATATTGATGCACCAAATCTCAAATTTTTAAACATTTTAGGTATCTTTGATGTTGTCAATCTCAAAAGTACCCTAAATCTTACAGATGCTTCAATCGGTGTGACCATCTATACTGATGGTCATAACCAAAGATTGGTTCCTGACAGTTGGTTTCCTAGCAGTTCTAGCAATTTGCACAAGATTTTTGATCACCTCCCTTACATTCGAAAGCTCGCAATTAAGTTGCACTGTTTAAAG TATCTGTCTCTGGGTGCCTTGCCCGAAAAGCTTCCTAAATCATGTGAATATCTGAATGTTCTTTCTATAGAAATATGCTTCGATGATCCGGATGCAATTCTAACTGCTCTATGCATTCTGAGAAGCTCCCCTGCTCTACAGGAATTAGAAATTCTT ATGGATGGCAGAAAGAAACTCACAAGGAGACCCTGGGTTGTCGAAGAACAGAAATGTTCTTGTTTAGATGTGAGCTACAATTGCACACTTTCTCAACTGCGACTTGTGAAAATAACTGACGTCTCCGGTGTTAAAGCTGAACTAGATTTCATCAGATTTCTACTTTTAAGTTCACCTCTGCTTGAGAGAATGACTATCACACCTCCTCAATTTCCTAAGTCTGCTTCTGTGGATGGTTTTCCGAAACTAGTAAAAGAGCTACTCCAGTTTAAACGTGAATCAAAGCATGCAGAGATTATTCTCCTGGACCCTTAA